Proteins co-encoded in one Tursiops truncatus isolate mTurTru1 chromosome 17, mTurTru1.mat.Y, whole genome shotgun sequence genomic window:
- the LOC101339340 gene encoding short-chain dehydrogenase/reductase family 16C member 6-like, with amino-acid sequence MSTILDTSIFWGKFLYYILESLVYRIIPKKKKNVAGKIVLITGAGSGLGRLLAITFASLGAILVLWDVNEEGNMETCRMIKEKDDVKVFAYTRNCGNRQDVYRVADQKGKRKKTMDPLLLPILEQECVAPKVLNAILEEQVYWIINAILEEQVYWIMPTLLHVVLLLKEIISPDMMITLAETLEWTPPWLC; translated from the exons ATGAGTACAATTTTGGACACCTCCATATTTTGGGGGAAATTTCTATATTATATTTTAGAATCTTTAGTTTACAGGATAAttcccaagaagaagaagaatgttgCTGGAAAGATTGTCCTTATAACAGGAGCTGGAAGTGGACTTGGGAGGTTATTGGCCATAACATTTGCCAGCCTTGGAGCCATTTTAGTTCTATGGGACGTTAACGAAGAAGGCAACATGGAAACGTGTCGAATGATCAAAGAAAAGGATGATGTGAAAGTATTTGCCTACACACGTAACTGTGGCAACAGGCAAGACGTCTACAGAGTTGCTGATCAG AAAGGGAAGCGGAAGAAAACAAT GGATCCACTTCTGCTGCCTATACTGGAGCAGGAATGTGTTGCCCCAAAagttttaaatgctattttaGAGGAACAGGTTTACTGGATAATAAATGCTATTTTAGAGGAACAGGTTTACTGGATAATGCCCACACTTTTGCATGTTGTGTTGCTCCTTAAAGA AATAATATCTCCAGACATGATGATCACCCTTGCCGAAACATTGGAATGGACACCTCCGTGGCTTTGTTGA